Proteins encoded in a region of the Elizabethkingia bruuniana genome:
- a CDS encoding universal stress protein yields the protein MKTIVLPIDFSERSEYLIDEAVKFAKEVNAKISLIHVAPLDIGFAIGDMGFQYFPEIEKSEIKEELLQLNRLEQRIIAQDIDCDHLLKQGEASSIILEFAEEKNADYIVIGSHGRSGMYDVFIGSLTKSITKKSSIPVLVVPIHDAK from the coding sequence ATGAAAACAATTGTTCTGCCTATAGATTTTTCAGAAAGATCTGAATACCTGATTGACGAGGCTGTAAAATTTGCAAAGGAGGTAAATGCTAAAATAAGCCTTATCCATGTTGCTCCGTTAGATATTGGATTTGCTATTGGCGATATGGGTTTCCAATATTTTCCTGAGATAGAAAAATCTGAGATAAAAGAAGAGCTGTTACAGCTAAACCGTCTGGAGCAAAGAATTATTGCACAGGATATAGACTGTGATCACCTTCTAAAACAAGGTGAAGCATCCTCTATTATTCTGGAATTTGCTGAAGAAAAAAATGCCGACTATATTGTAATCGGTTCTCACGGACGAAGCGGTATGTACGATGTATTCATTGGCAGCTTAACGAAGTCTATTACTAAGAAATCCAGCATTCCGGTATTGGTAGTCCCGATACATGATGCTAAATAA
- a CDS encoding S41 family peptidase yields MKKLMRWSLLCYTILFTILYSCRADEEMPSTYPAGSSQQVNQWMLKTMQRYYLWADQIPSQISLDQNPKDYFKSLLVKDDQFSVAIKKDDPGTIPQSVRTLFGFDFSVIQQHNQLTFALVKMVLEDSPAKRAGLQRGDIITGINEFSVSPENISKIMAAVSGSRTLSLKIAELKDNQLVFRRSVEVQAMLSFNQPLLSKILEVNNDKVGYLYLADFQDGVASSLVKPFQEFKGQNIRHLILDLRYNGGGSVSSAAALCALITDKLKSGTPFIVYKGNKNGGTVSHSIDQAFANGNQNISFDALKTSALSLSEVYIITSANTASAAEVVINNLKPYIKVTQIGDKTLGKDMAAFTLSDTETPENKWVIYPMVYKIFNILDSGNYTSGIEPALIADEYAQLPLQPLGSKDETLLASALLVITGQASSNLKTKSHNTKNMVFRILAESEKPENFIKIPL; encoded by the coding sequence ATGAAAAAGTTAATGCGATGGTCTTTGTTGTGTTATACTATTTTATTCACAATATTGTATTCTTGTCGGGCAGATGAGGAAATGCCTAGTACATATCCGGCCGGAAGCAGCCAGCAGGTCAATCAGTGGATGCTGAAGACTATGCAGCGTTATTATCTGTGGGCAGATCAAATACCTTCGCAAATCAGCTTAGATCAGAACCCTAAAGACTATTTCAAAAGTTTACTGGTAAAAGACGATCAGTTTTCCGTGGCTATAAAAAAAGATGATCCGGGAACTATTCCGCAGTCTGTACGTACGTTGTTTGGGTTTGATTTTTCTGTAATACAGCAACATAATCAGCTTACGTTTGCACTTGTAAAAATGGTATTGGAGGATTCTCCGGCAAAACGTGCAGGATTACAGCGTGGAGATATTATTACCGGAATTAATGAGTTTAGCGTTAGTCCGGAAAATATTAGTAAAATAATGGCAGCTGTATCAGGATCCCGGACTTTATCATTGAAGATTGCTGAGTTAAAAGATAACCAGTTGGTTTTTAGGCGTTCGGTAGAAGTTCAGGCGATGCTTAGCTTTAATCAGCCTTTATTGTCTAAAATACTAGAGGTAAATAATGATAAGGTGGGTTATCTTTATCTTGCTGATTTCCAGGATGGGGTGGCAAGTTCATTAGTAAAGCCATTTCAGGAATTTAAGGGACAAAATATCCGTCATCTGATATTAGATCTGCGCTATAACGGCGGAGGTTCTGTTTCATCGGCTGCAGCACTTTGCGCGCTGATAACGGATAAGCTAAAATCTGGAACACCTTTTATCGTTTATAAAGGAAATAAAAATGGTGGAACTGTAAGTCACTCAATTGATCAGGCATTTGCAAACGGCAATCAGAATATAAGCTTCGATGCTTTGAAAACCTCTGCATTATCTTTGTCCGAAGTCTATATTATTACCTCTGCTAATACCGCTTCAGCTGCTGAGGTGGTTATTAATAATCTTAAGCCCTATATTAAAGTTACCCAAATTGGCGATAAAACACTGGGTAAGGATATGGCGGCATTTACATTATCAGATACTGAAACACCAGAAAATAAATGGGTTATTTATCCTATGGTGTACAAAATATTTAATATTCTGGATTCCGGAAATTATACTTCAGGGATCGAACCTGCTCTTATTGCAGACGAATATGCACAGCTCCCGTTACAACCATTGGGAAGTAAAGACGAAACACTACTAGCCTCCGCATTATTAGTGATAACGGGGCAGGCAAGTAGTAACTTAAAAACAAAAAGCCACAACACAAAAAATATGGTTTTCCGTATTCTGGCGGAAAGTGAAAAACCTGAAAATTTTATAAAAATACCATTATGA
- a CDS encoding TonB-dependent receptor — protein MKKNYQSIVNLKSILLLAGISLVGILPAQSVSFASENLTTRLQKISLQTGRNIAFDNTMLQNTNAPSVEGDSKSAEQLIRKSLSGTAFTYRPLGGSSFMIVQRNQSLGKGRVSGKILDEVGAPLAGAVISVNPEGITIVTGNNGDFSIELPEGQYTFTIKAKGYSTTILDDVVVKNSETNQISLSLSPIGKDERIIKEVTISAAKKQNTVSGLLAKQKKAAELSDGISAEQISKTPDNDAGDAIKRITGLSTVDNKFVVVRGMGERWNETALDGVTQPSTDPTRKMFSFDLIPTSVIDNIIVSKTATPDMNANFAGGFVQIVTKDIPTEPFFNFSMGSSYNDISTFKEQLGRKVRKYDYLAFDDGSRNLPIGQVKTLLQLSSENGGNAQTNPELLEQSKLFKNDNFTTYRSNTPLGIQYQASGGTYFNLNRNNSNKLGFVAALSYRNRQEQEEIKNFERGNYRRYFTNKSGDLIERSTRNTGGNYEFNTTWSALFNVGAQLGKNRFTLRNIYSRVFDQRLNRILGWSYDDTSEGTAPSIIEETNRPVFSALLQNKLEGTHQLGKVKWDWAISRTEINRDQKDVTYLNFINKKIGDEYFYYTMPDVLGNTFKRVPFGRGSYLYNEKDYNWETSFSYPFILGSFKNNLKVGYFGAAKEAAQDFFEVSLNAMRSATGSGGYLTPQELLMAPISVKLDQKNYNPNGFAWVPTWEAGNKFDGKVDQHAPYIMLDNRWNKFRLVWGLKAEYYLYKDIENTAYKTRWSYEGKTDDKKWQFLPSVNFTYTPWNNFNFRLAYSKSVIRPQFSERNKYPYYEPIMGGEIFNMPIISSVTNNYDFKAEWYPSPGELISVGLYYKNIDDPVELYRRITPDAANVFTRLNTKNAKVKGIEVDIQKDFSFISENLKNLKFIGNLSVNDTKVQVEEPSSVDEDGVSFKNEKGESINKQIAYTDNRPLYGQSPYIFNLGLGYFGDRLGVNILYNKAGKMLNVVSFDEAGKEYLAPYGKADAQISYKLMKNKQLEIKLNISNIFNEDYIYYNNENSYQFNPPNSDKGRSDVRFQNPVFYKKYATHKEGWSDAYDEKDNVLYRFNVGRRFTLSFTYNF, from the coding sequence ATGAAAAAGAACTACCAGAGTATTGTTAACCTGAAAAGCATACTGCTACTAGCCGGCATTAGCTTAGTTGGTATTCTGCCTGCGCAAAGCGTTAGTTTTGCATCAGAAAATCTGACGACAAGGTTACAAAAAATTAGCCTGCAAACAGGCCGCAACATTGCATTTGATAATACGATGCTGCAAAATACCAATGCCCCGTCCGTGGAGGGGGATTCCAAATCTGCTGAACAACTTATCCGTAAATCTTTGTCCGGTACAGCATTTACTTACCGCCCACTAGGGGGAAGTTCCTTTATGATTGTACAAAGAAATCAATCTCTTGGAAAAGGAAGAGTTTCCGGGAAAATATTAGATGAAGTAGGCGCTCCGCTCGCAGGAGCTGTAATAAGTGTTAATCCGGAAGGAATAACAATTGTAACAGGTAATAACGGAGATTTTTCTATAGAATTACCGGAAGGACAATATACATTTACAATAAAGGCCAAAGGTTATAGTACTACAATATTGGATGATGTTGTTGTAAAAAATAGTGAGACTAACCAGATTTCTCTTAGTCTTAGCCCAATAGGGAAGGATGAACGTATCATAAAAGAAGTAACAATCTCGGCAGCTAAAAAGCAGAATACTGTAAGCGGGCTGTTGGCTAAACAAAAAAAAGCAGCAGAACTTTCGGACGGAATTTCAGCGGAGCAGATATCCAAAACTCCTGATAATGATGCAGGAGATGCTATAAAAAGAATTACAGGACTTTCCACCGTAGATAACAAATTTGTTGTGGTAAGAGGGATGGGAGAACGCTGGAACGAAACTGCACTGGACGGAGTAACACAGCCAAGTACAGATCCTACCCGAAAAATGTTTTCTTTCGATCTTATCCCTACATCGGTAATAGATAACATCATTGTAAGCAAGACTGCAACGCCGGATATGAATGCAAATTTTGCTGGTGGTTTTGTACAAATAGTGACAAAAGATATTCCCACAGAGCCATTTTTTAATTTTTCAATGGGTTCATCCTATAATGACATTAGTACATTTAAGGAACAATTGGGCAGAAAAGTAAGAAAGTATGATTATCTGGCTTTTGATGATGGCTCCAGAAACCTTCCAATAGGGCAAGTTAAAACCCTACTTCAACTATCTAGTGAAAATGGAGGTAATGCTCAAACTAATCCTGAATTATTAGAGCAATCAAAACTATTTAAAAATGACAATTTCACAACTTACAGGTCAAATACCCCATTAGGAATTCAGTATCAAGCTTCGGGAGGAACCTATTTTAATTTAAATCGTAATAATAGTAACAAACTGGGATTTGTTGCCGCATTATCTTACCGAAACAGGCAAGAGCAAGAAGAGATTAAAAATTTTGAACGGGGAAATTACAGAAGGTATTTTACTAATAAGAGTGGTGATTTAATAGAAAGGAGCACTAGAAATACTGGTGGAAACTATGAATTTAATACTACATGGAGTGCCTTATTTAATGTTGGTGCACAGCTAGGAAAGAACAGGTTTACATTGCGTAATATTTACTCCAGAGTTTTCGATCAAAGACTAAATAGAATTCTCGGATGGAGTTATGATGATACATCAGAAGGAACGGCTCCTAGTATTATTGAAGAGACTAATAGACCTGTTTTTTCAGCTCTTTTACAAAATAAACTGGAAGGAACACATCAATTAGGAAAAGTTAAGTGGGATTGGGCTATTTCGAGAACAGAAATCAATAGAGATCAAAAAGATGTAACCTATCTCAACTTTATAAATAAGAAAATCGGCGATGAATATTTTTATTACACCATGCCGGATGTATTAGGAAATACATTTAAGAGAGTGCCTTTTGGACGAGGAAGCTATTTATATAATGAAAAAGATTATAACTGGGAGACTTCTTTTTCATACCCTTTTATACTCGGGAGTTTTAAAAATAATCTAAAAGTAGGTTACTTTGGTGCTGCAAAAGAAGCTGCCCAGGACTTTTTTGAGGTGTCTTTAAATGCCATGAGATCTGCTACTGGAAGCGGGGGATATCTAACTCCACAGGAATTATTAATGGCTCCAATTTCAGTTAAGCTGGATCAGAAAAATTACAATCCAAACGGTTTTGCTTGGGTGCCTACCTGGGAAGCAGGAAATAAATTTGACGGAAAAGTAGATCAGCACGCACCTTATATAATGTTAGACAACAGATGGAATAAATTCCGTCTTGTATGGGGGCTCAAAGCAGAGTATTATCTATATAAGGATATTGAAAATACAGCATATAAAACAAGATGGTCTTATGAAGGTAAGACTGATGATAAAAAATGGCAATTCTTGCCCTCAGTCAACTTTACCTATACTCCATGGAATAATTTTAATTTCAGGCTTGCTTATTCAAAAAGTGTAATCCGTCCTCAATTCTCCGAAAGGAATAAGTATCCTTATTATGAACCAATTATGGGCGGGGAAATTTTTAATATGCCTATAATTTCTTCTGTTACTAATAATTATGACTTTAAAGCAGAATGGTATCCATCACCAGGAGAGTTGATCTCTGTAGGTTTGTATTATAAAAATATAGATGATCCTGTCGAGCTTTACAGACGTATTACTCCCGATGCAGCAAACGTTTTTACAAGGTTAAATACTAAAAATGCTAAAGTAAAAGGGATAGAGGTAGATATACAAAAAGATTTTAGTTTTATTTCTGAAAACCTTAAAAACCTGAAGTTTATAGGAAACCTTTCAGTGAATGATACTAAAGTACAAGTTGAAGAACCTTCAAGTGTTGACGAAGATGGTGTTTCTTTTAAAAATGAAAAAGGAGAAAGTATTAATAAGCAAATTGCATATACAGATAATCGTCCTTTGTATGGACAGTCTCCATATATATTCAATCTTGGATTAGGCTATTTTGGTGATCGTCTTGGTGTAAATATTTTGTATAATAAAGCTGGTAAAATGCTTAATGTAGTTTCCTTTGATGAAGCTGGTAAAGAATATCTTGCCCCTTATGGAAAAGCTGATGCTCAGATTTCCTATAAATTAATGAAAAACAAACAATTAGAGATTAAACTGAACATCAGTAATATCTTCAATGAAGACTATATTTATTATAATAATGAAAATAGTTATCAGTTCAATCCTCCTAATTCAGATAAAGGAAGGAGTGATGTGAGATTCCAAAATCCTGTATTTTATAAGAAATATGCGACACATAAAGAGGGCTGGTCTGATGCGTATGATGAGAAAGATAATGTATTGTACCGCTTTAATGTTGGCCGTCGTTTCACACTAAGTTTTACCTACAACTTTTAA
- a CDS encoding FecR family protein: protein MKFTTEKITAFFFRLLEREDKLLPKEKELIQNLLDKESEITADESREKDLIWKQLSQKIQINVRANRPRQIAIRSYAVAASVIFIFALGFLFIQINKTSESERAIFSTAKNEIKKLVLPDGSEVFINNATKVTYDKAKFNDKLREVWLEEGEAFFSVTKNPKKPFIVHYQNLKTTVLGTSFNIKSYKALGESIVTVRTGKVQISDAKHVYGVFEKNERLIYDQRNKTSRVNEADADRTASWRTGDLVFSNAGFQEVAMRVKMKYGVTLISTFNMDNIRLNASFRNDENLQNILDAICGIYQLQYKKQGKQIIFSHKTEIDESENKKNKSVK, encoded by the coding sequence ATGAAATTTACAACAGAAAAGATAACAGCTTTTTTCTTCCGCCTTCTGGAAAGGGAAGATAAGTTGTTGCCTAAGGAGAAGGAATTAATACAGAATTTACTGGATAAAGAATCAGAAATTACAGCTGATGAGAGTAGAGAAAAGGATTTGATATGGAAGCAGCTTTCTCAGAAAATACAAATTAATGTAAGAGCTAACAGACCAAGACAAATTGCTATCAGATCTTATGCTGTGGCAGCATCTGTTATATTCATTTTTGCTTTAGGGTTTCTCTTTATCCAGATAAATAAAACTTCAGAAAGTGAAAGAGCAATATTTTCTACCGCTAAAAATGAAATTAAAAAATTAGTGCTTCCTGATGGTAGTGAGGTATTCATTAATAATGCTACAAAAGTAACTTACGATAAGGCAAAATTCAATGACAAACTTCGTGAAGTATGGTTGGAAGAAGGAGAAGCTTTCTTTTCTGTGACTAAAAACCCTAAAAAGCCATTTATTGTTCATTATCAAAATCTTAAAACAACCGTTTTAGGAACTTCATTTAATATCAAATCTTATAAGGCTCTTGGAGAGAGTATTGTCACGGTGAGGACTGGTAAGGTTCAGATTTCTGATGCAAAGCATGTATATGGTGTTTTCGAAAAAAATGAAAGACTAATCTATGATCAGCGTAATAAGACTTCGCGTGTAAATGAAGCCGATGCAGATCGTACAGCATCATGGCGTACAGGTGATCTTGTATTTTCCAATGCGGGATTTCAGGAAGTGGCCATGCGTGTAAAAATGAAATATGGAGTTACGCTTATCTCAACATTTAATATGGATAATATCCGCCTTAATGCAAGCTTCAGGAATGATGAAAACCTGCAGAATATATTAGATGCTATTTGCGGTATTTACCAACTGCAGTATAAAAAGCAGGGGAAACAAATTATTTTCTCTCATAAAACAGAAATTGATGAATCTGAAAATAAAAAAAATAAATCTGTTAAGTAA
- a CDS encoding RNA polymerase sigma factor, with the protein MKTETDIALLERVKCKDQQAFRMLYNRYFTLLFRRVYAKIKNEEIARDILQETWMKVWEEPDFILKKEIQLNAFLLKHCDYRILDYFRNLKYKTEFSEENYPEISDDEYLEILDTFDTKELLQKIQAIIDQLTTTEKQVFELRMMKRKSVEETARILNISEKTVRNYLSSTLSEVRKQLKTHYKASRYVAAIFYIELFLNK; encoded by the coding sequence GTGAAAACAGAGACTGACATAGCTCTTTTGGAAAGAGTAAAATGCAAAGACCAGCAGGCCTTTCGTATGTTGTATAACAGATATTTTACACTGTTATTCAGGAGAGTTTATGCAAAAATTAAAAATGAAGAAATTGCACGGGATATTCTTCAGGAAACCTGGATGAAAGTATGGGAAGAGCCCGATTTTATCCTGAAAAAAGAGATACAGCTAAACGCTTTCTTGCTAAAACATTGTGATTACCGTATTCTGGATTATTTTCGGAACCTTAAATACAAAACTGAGTTCTCTGAGGAAAATTATCCGGAGATATCTGATGATGAATATCTGGAAATACTAGACACCTTTGATACAAAAGAACTACTGCAAAAAATACAGGCAATTATAGACCAGCTTACTACAACCGAAAAACAGGTTTTTGAACTCCGAATGATGAAAAGGAAATCTGTTGAAGAAACGGCGAGAATATTAAATATAAGTGAAAAAACGGTCAGAAATTATCTTTCTTCTACTCTGAGCGAGGTAAGAAAGCAACTAAAAACACACTATAAGGCTTCTCGTTACGTTGCAGCAATATTCTACATAGAGTTATTTCTAAATAAATAA
- a CDS encoding DUF6427 family protein gives MFRLLSKQTNIFSIPAYLVCLLVFISLFNILNFNLLSIISSIIAFLGIALGYFLFNNIGLNRNTHLPLFIYTILVFSFYFGDVSFPLAFTILTANLSTLILISNNEKIGKRSYFLVGCLMGFMYVVMPQTWPLIIFIILHIFATSGNISANLFRLFFGILLLFINYAGLYYLLDIPDYYTRLIPYVSDKMITNIEPLIFLSPVLLFLLYSIYDHFVHFSKKSPSSKFRYTLLLVYSLSILIILIFYMGTQYEFLLLIAFPVSVITSRGLRFISKYWVKELILWSIIIFALLFKLAYYF, from the coding sequence ATGTTCCGATTACTGTCTAAACAAACCAATATTTTTTCAATTCCGGCCTATTTGGTTTGTCTACTGGTATTCATTTCCCTTTTTAATATACTGAATTTCAATTTACTAAGTATAATTTCAAGTATTATTGCTTTTCTTGGAATAGCCCTGGGATATTTCCTTTTTAACAATATAGGACTGAATAGGAACACTCATTTACCACTTTTTATATACACCATATTAGTATTTAGTTTCTATTTCGGAGATGTAAGTTTCCCATTAGCCTTTACCATTCTTACTGCCAATCTTTCTACGCTGATACTAATAAGTAACAACGAAAAAATAGGAAAGAGATCCTATTTTCTTGTAGGCTGCCTTATGGGGTTTATGTATGTTGTGATGCCACAAACCTGGCCTCTGATTATATTCATTATACTCCATATCTTTGCAACTTCGGGTAATATTTCTGCTAATCTTTTCCGATTATTCTTTGGGATACTCCTGCTGTTTATTAACTACGCCGGATTATATTATTTGCTGGATATTCCCGATTATTACACAAGACTTATTCCTTATGTATCGGATAAGATGATCACCAATATAGAGCCTCTGATATTTCTCTCTCCTGTTTTACTGTTCCTGCTGTATAGTATTTATGATCATTTTGTACATTTTTCTAAGAAAAGCCCTTCCAGTAAGTTTCGCTATACGCTGCTACTAGTATACTCACTAAGCATATTGATTATTCTTATATTTTACATGGGAACCCAATACGAATTTCTCTTACTCATCGCTTTTCCGGTAAGTGTTATTACCAGTAGGGGGCTTCGTTTTATATCCAAATATTGGGTAAAGGAACTTATATTATGGAGTATTATTATTTTTGCATTGCTTTTTAAGCTTGCCTATTATTTTTAA
- a CDS encoding DUF3109 family protein yields MIQIDDKIISEDVFAENFVCNLSKCKGICCVDGDAGAPLDQDETEILAEIYPKIKGYLRPEGAEAIDAQGTHVVDVDGDLVTPLVHGKECAYVIFDEKGYTKCGIEKAYEDGVIDYQKPISCHLYPIRVTKYSTFDALNYDVWKICADACTLGDELKVSVYQFLKKPLIRKYGEEFYSTLTDAAVAWKQEFNK; encoded by the coding sequence ATGATTCAGATAGACGATAAAATTATTTCAGAAGATGTATTTGCAGAAAACTTTGTCTGCAATCTTAGCAAATGTAAAGGAATCTGCTGTGTGGATGGGGATGCCGGAGCACCATTAGACCAGGATGAAACAGAAATTCTTGCAGAAATCTACCCTAAAATCAAGGGCTACTTACGCCCTGAAGGTGCTGAAGCTATAGATGCTCAGGGCACCCACGTTGTTGATGTAGATGGAGATCTTGTTACACCTCTGGTACACGGAAAAGAATGTGCTTATGTTATCTTTGATGAAAAGGGGTATACCAAATGTGGTATTGAAAAAGCTTATGAAGATGGTGTAATCGATTATCAGAAGCCTATTTCTTGTCACCTGTACCCTATTCGGGTAACAAAATATTCTACTTTCGATGCGTTGAATTATGACGTCTGGAAGATTTGTGCTGACGCATGCACACTTGGCGATGAGCTAAAAGTGAGTGTTTACCAGTTCCTGAAAAAACCTCTGATCCGAAAATATGGTGAAGAGTTTTACAGTACTCTAACCGATGCTGCAGTAGCATGGAAACAGGAATTCAATAAATAA
- a CDS encoding quinone oxidoreductase family protein, whose translation MNAVKLDSVQGENKLVNDSTYSKPEIKKDSQVLVKVMAVAVNPIDLQMFQGKNEARIMSSDILGRELAGIIEETGNNVENFKKGDEVFLAVGSMGSNGAFAEYVVVSEEILAHKPKELSFEQITALPIAYVTAWQAVSRLQLPKESSILILGASGSVGKALINVLHHFGYHKMVATAGNDYSMGELMKQGLSKEQIVSYKQSDLDRIILTQNNGFYDIVIDCIGGKMTEIGANSLKREGLFVDITNLRTEETNYILFQKAAIIMNIARYAEPELHFKYGEILNQVSSVIGSAENWHLQEVLNLGKLSAENLMIAFNLMEENKTNGKKLVLEVE comes from the coding sequence ATGAATGCAGTAAAACTAGATTCTGTACAAGGAGAGAATAAACTGGTTAATGATAGTACTTATTCTAAACCTGAAATTAAAAAGGATAGCCAGGTTCTTGTAAAAGTTATGGCAGTTGCCGTCAATCCGATCGATTTGCAAATGTTTCAGGGAAAGAATGAAGCAAGGATAATGAGTTCAGATATTCTGGGACGCGAGTTGGCAGGTATAATAGAGGAAACCGGCAATAATGTGGAAAACTTTAAAAAAGGAGATGAAGTTTTTCTAGCTGTTGGCAGTATGGGTAGTAATGGTGCTTTTGCAGAGTATGTAGTAGTTTCTGAGGAAATACTAGCGCATAAACCTAAAGAATTAAGTTTTGAACAGATTACAGCTCTTCCAATCGCTTATGTCACAGCCTGGCAGGCAGTATCCAGATTACAATTACCAAAAGAGTCGTCTATACTGATTCTTGGAGCATCAGGAAGTGTTGGAAAGGCATTGATTAATGTATTGCATCATTTTGGATATCATAAGATGGTAGCTACTGCCGGAAATGATTATAGTATGGGTGAATTAATGAAGCAAGGATTATCCAAAGAACAAATAGTTTCTTATAAGCAGTCTGATCTGGATAGAATAATACTGACGCAGAATAATGGTTTTTATGATATTGTAATTGATTGTATTGGTGGTAAAATGACAGAAATAGGAGCTAACTCCCTGAAAAGAGAAGGCCTGTTTGTAGACATTACCAATCTGCGGACCGAAGAAACCAACTATATACTGTTTCAGAAAGCGGCAATAATTATGAATATTGCCCGCTATGCAGAGCCTGAGTTACACTTTAAATACGGAGAGATTCTGAATCAAGTTTCTTCCGTTATAGGCAGTGCAGAGAATTGGCATCTGCAAGAAGTTTTAAATCTCGGAAAGTTGTCAGCAGAAAATCTTATGATAGCTTTTAATTTAATGGAAGAGAATAAAACCAACGGGAAAAAGCTGGTTTTAGAGGTGGAATAA
- a CDS encoding winged helix-turn-helix transcriptional regulator, producing MGNIKKNGNIREASCDEELRAMRDCLFVIGGKWKLLILRYLANRQHLELNYTKILQDIGGISPKVLIKELKDLEQNQLICRKQNNDKVPKVFYSLSGYGKTVIPLTEAIVQWGLDHRNKITE from the coding sequence ATGGGAAACATCAAAAAAAATGGTAATATAAGAGAAGCATCCTGCGACGAAGAGTTACGTGCAATGCGGGATTGTTTGTTTGTAATAGGAGGAAAGTGGAAACTTCTGATTCTGCGGTATCTTGCCAACAGGCAACACCTCGAATTAAATTACACTAAGATTCTTCAGGATATAGGTGGTATTTCACCTAAAGTTCTCATCAAAGAATTAAAAGATTTGGAGCAAAACCAATTAATATGCCGCAAGCAGAACAATGACAAGGTTCCAAAAGTATTTTACAGTCTTAGCGGATATGGTAAAACGGTTATTCCGTTAACTGAAGCTATTGTTCAATGGGGCTTGGATCACAGAAACAAAATAACAGAATAA